The genomic interval AGCGGTCGGTGCTCGACGCGGTGGAGCTGCGCTATCCCGTGCTGCGAGGCGCCATCCGCGATCACGTCACGCAGGTGCGCCGGCCGTTCGTGCGCTTCTTTGCCTGCGAACAGGATCTGTCGCACGAGTCGCCCGACGCGCCGCTGCCCAACGCCGTGGCCGAGGGGCGGGAGCCGTATCTCGTGGTGGGGGCGATCGCCGGTGGGTAGGACACGCTTCGCGGCCCTCGCCCTGGCGGCGCTCGGCGCGCTCTCCGCTCCCGCCGCCGCCCAATCCGCGCCCACCCACATCCGCACCCGCTGGGCCGCCGACGTCAGCCCCACGCACCCCTGGCCCGAGTATCCGCGCCCGCAGCTCGTGCGCCGCGCGTGGGCCAACCTCAACGGCCCCTGGCAATACGCCATCACCGACAGCGGCGCGCCGCGGCCCACGCACTGGGACGGCAAGATCCTCGTGCCGTTCGCCGTGCAGTCGCAGCTGAGCGGCGTCGAGCGCGCGGTCTCCGATTCGCAGGCGCTCTGGTACCAGCGCACGTTCCTCGCGCCCGCACGA from Gemmatimonadaceae bacterium carries:
- a CDS encoding MoaD/ThiS family protein — protein: MIRVVLPAPLHRLAQLPGGELAFDVPAPITQRSVLDAVELRYPVLRGAIRDHVTQVRRPFVRFFACEQDLSHESPDAPLPNAVAEGREPYLVVGAIAGG